The proteins below are encoded in one region of Helianthus annuus cultivar XRQ/B chromosome 2, HanXRQr2.0-SUNRISE, whole genome shotgun sequence:
- the LOC110927259 gene encoding auxin-induced protein PCNT115, whose protein sequence is MKKIKLGSEGLEVSAIGLGCMGMSGGYGPAKPEQDMITLIHHAVNSGVTHLDTSDVYGPHTNEILVGKALKGVKREDVQLATKFGIKYGERMGEVEIHGEPEYVRACCEASLKQLDVDYIDLYYVHRIDTKVPIEITMGELKKLVEEGKIKYIGLSEAGPATIRRAHAVHPITAVQLEWSLWTRDAEEEVIPTCRELGIGIVPFAPLGSGFFASGPKVMDNLADNDLRKIIPRLQGENFDHNKLVYERVNEMAQRKGCTPSQLALAWVMHQGDDVGPIPGTTKIENLNQNLGALSVKLTVQDMAELESMASFKGARMPEQILVHSYKNSDTPPLSSWKSLCVYSSIVRKF, encoded by the exons ATGAAGAAAATTAAGCTGGGATCAGAGGGGCTAGAGGTATCCGCCATTGGATTAGGCTGTATGGGCATGTCTGGAGGCTATGGACCTGCAAAACCTGAACAAGATATGATCACACTCATCCATCATGCCGTTAACTCCGGCGTCACTCACCTCGATACTTCCGACGTCTACGGACCTCACACCAATGAAATTCTCGTCGGCAAG GCATTGAAGGGGGTGAAAAGAGAGGATGTTCAACTGGCTACAAAATTTGGGATCAAATATGGGGAGAGAATGGGTGAGGTGGAAATCCATGGTGAACCGGAGTACGTTAGGGCTTGTTGTGAAGCGAGTTTGAAGCAGCTTGATGTTGATTACATTGATCTTTACTATGTTCATCGCATCGATACAAAAGTCCCTATCGAAATCACA ATGGGAGAGTTGAAGAAGCTTGTTGAAGAAGGTAAAATAAAGTACATTGGTTTATCCGAGGCCGGTCCAGCAACCATTAGAAGAGCGCATGCTGTTCATCCAATCACAGCCGTACAGCTGGAGTGGTCTTTGTGGACTAGAGATGCAGAAGAAGAGGTTATTCCTACTTGCAG AGAATTAGGAATTGGAATCGTTCCGTTTGCTCCATTGGGTAGCGGGTTCTTTGCATCGGGTCCGAAGGTGATGGACAATTTGGCCGATAATGATTTAAGAAAG ATTATACCAAGGCTGCAAGGCGAGAACTTTGACCACAATAAACTTGTATATGAGCGAGTCAATGAAATGGCACAACGAAAGGGGTGCACCCCGTCACAGTTGGCACTAGCTTGGGTCATGCACCAAGGAGATGATGTAGGTCCAATCCCTGGTACAACCAAGATCGAAAACCTGAACCAGAATCTCGGAGCACTTAGTGTCAAGCTTACGGTTCAGGACATGGCTGAGCTTGAGTCAATGGCTTCGTTCAAAGGTGCTAGAATGCCCGAACAGATTTTGGTGCACAGTTACAAGAACTCGGACACTCCGCCTTTATCCTCATGGAAATCTTTGTGTGTTTATAGTTCTATTGTGAGGAAATTCTGA